From the genome of Deinococcus cellulosilyticus NBRC 106333 = KACC 11606, one region includes:
- a CDS encoding LysR family transcriptional regulator, whose protein sequence is MDQLNQLRSFLAIYRAGSLTRAAEFLHLTQPALTRQIKQLEARLNRQLFVRVARGVLPTPAAHELARKIASHLDALETLSDTLKVGHRSLAGTVFLGGPPEFLGERILPALVDLHEESIQIRVQLGTPDVLVQEVQSGTLDLLVSTARISTPDLQSSPLYQEELVLVGAAKWAEQIPDEASQAIEILSGMPLLGYAEDLPLIRKYWRQVFGVLPVAAASVVIPDLRALALSAASGGGVTVLPRYLAQEHLSAGTLLELFTPSRSPANQLYLVSKRDAHLHPRVLHVRQKLEERSIHW, encoded by the coding sequence ATGGATCAGCTGAATCAACTGCGCTCTTTTCTGGCCATTTACCGGGCTGGGTCCCTGACCCGTGCAGCAGAATTCCTGCACCTCACCCAGCCTGCCCTGACCCGGCAGATCAAACAGCTTGAAGCCCGCCTGAACCGCCAGCTTTTTGTCCGGGTTGCCAGAGGGGTTCTTCCCACGCCTGCAGCCCATGAACTTGCCAGAAAGATTGCCTCGCATCTGGATGCGCTGGAGACCCTCTCCGACACCCTGAAAGTGGGGCACAGAAGCCTTGCTGGAACGGTCTTCCTGGGAGGTCCGCCTGAATTTCTGGGAGAACGGATTCTTCCTGCACTTGTAGACCTGCATGAAGAAAGCATCCAGATTCGGGTGCAACTGGGCACCCCTGATGTTCTGGTGCAGGAGGTGCAGTCTGGAACGCTGGATCTGCTGGTTTCCACAGCGCGAATCAGCACACCTGACCTGCAGAGCAGCCCCCTTTATCAGGAAGAACTGGTTCTGGTGGGTGCAGCGAAATGGGCTGAACAGATTCCAGATGAAGCTTCTCAGGCCATCGAAATCCTGTCTGGGATGCCTCTGCTTGGGTATGCAGAAGATTTGCCCCTGATCCGCAAATACTGGCGTCAGGTGTTCGGGGTGCTCCCTGTTGCTGCTGCGAGTGTGGTGATCCCTGACCTGCGTGCTCTGGCCCTGAGTGCGGCAAGTGGAGGTGGGGTGACTGTGCTGCCCAGATATCTGGCGCAGGAGCATCTGTCTGCTGGAACCCTTCTTGAACTGTTCACACCGTCAAGATCCCCGGCCAACCAGCTTTATCTGGTCAGCAAAAGGGATGCTCACCTGCATCCAAGGGTGCTCCATGTCCGGCAGAAGCTGGAAGAGAGGTCAATTCACTGGTGA